A part of Olleya sp. Bg11-27 genomic DNA contains:
- a CDS encoding heavy-metal-associated domain-containing protein, with product MKIFKHILALVLVSVFAVSCKNDANPEVKTAPAAANTTKVAVKKAINPNAKLAKAEFKIEGMTCAMGCAKTIEKKMAKMEGVKSATVDFERELAMVEYDEAIVTTAALETTVTSVADTYKVKDMHTVEAFTTTK from the coding sequence ATGAAAATATTTAAACACATACTAGCACTAGTTTTAGTAAGCGTATTTGCAGTTAGTTGTAAAAACGATGCTAATCCAGAAGTAAAGACAGCACCAGCAGCTGCAAACACAACAAAAGTAGCAGTAAAAAAAGCTATAAACCCTAATGCTAAATTAGCTAAAGCCGAATTTAAAATTGAAGGGATGACTTGTGCCATGGGTTGTGCAAAAACTATCGAGAAAAAAATGGCTAAAATGGAAGGTGTAAAATCTGCAACTGTAGACTTTGAACGCGAATTAGCTATGGTAGAATATGACGAAGCTATAGTCACTACAGCCGCTTTAGAAACTACAGTAACAAGTGTAGCGGACACTTACAAAGTAAAAGATATGCACACCGTAGAAGCATTTACTACGACAAAATAA
- a CDS encoding IS1182 family transposase — translation MQGTKIYQEKLFNNFQLSRRVPQDNFYRRLSEILDLEFLRNQTKIYYGNCGQKSLDPVVFFKFCLVGYLENITSDRKLVSHCSLRLDILYFLGYDIDEELPWHSTLSRTHQLYPESVFESLFTHVFKMCVDMQMVSGHTQVIDAAPVKANASMDSLELKVPEEDLEAHLRAVRHISNRDKAVPLRSAKVNKAPKSQQELSASRQELQAIKSRNKKWSKDQNHRPGAGNKGSRYTSNKTHYSPTDPDARISVKPGKARKLNYSSQLTVDAAHHVISDIKAYHADGKDSQHLPDIVLRVKRRLWQSGLTIDTCLADTGYSSGENYAFLEKQDITSYIPPHGTFKGGPDEFIYNEKEDHYTCPQGKIIPFKKVFYEKKSNTKKKAYRGSKKLCIDCPIRSACLSKTAQEKSFSVTYYRAEYMRSIARVDSEKGSYMKGKRQSTVEPVFGTLTQFLGMGKVNTLGIKQANKCMHLSATAYNLKKYLKYMKNLPESIAGLLAFIKSTKNYLISLRMLCFKPLEF, via the coding sequence ATGCAAGGCACAAAAATCTATCAAGAGAAATTATTCAACAATTTCCAGTTGAGTCGTCGGGTTCCCCAAGACAATTTTTATAGACGACTATCAGAAATTTTAGACTTAGAGTTTCTACGAAATCAAACAAAAATCTATTACGGAAACTGTGGACAAAAAAGTTTAGATCCCGTAGTGTTTTTCAAATTCTGTTTAGTTGGTTATTTAGAGAATATCACTAGCGATAGAAAACTGGTATCGCATTGCAGTCTTCGACTGGATATTCTTTATTTTCTAGGCTATGATATCGATGAAGAATTACCATGGCATTCGACGTTAAGTAGAACACATCAACTGTACCCAGAGTCAGTTTTTGAAAGTCTATTTACTCATGTTTTCAAAATGTGCGTAGACATGCAAATGGTAAGCGGCCATACCCAAGTTATAGACGCCGCACCTGTAAAAGCAAACGCCTCTATGGATAGCTTAGAACTTAAAGTGCCAGAAGAAGATTTAGAAGCTCATTTACGCGCAGTACGACATATAAGCAATAGAGATAAAGCAGTACCACTTCGATCAGCAAAAGTTAATAAAGCCCCAAAATCGCAACAAGAATTATCAGCAAGCCGTCAGGAATTACAAGCGATAAAGAGCCGAAACAAAAAATGGTCAAAAGATCAAAACCATCGTCCTGGAGCAGGAAATAAAGGTTCCCGTTATACTAGTAATAAAACGCATTATAGTCCAACCGATCCCGATGCTCGCATAAGTGTAAAACCAGGAAAAGCGAGAAAATTAAACTATTCAAGTCAGCTCACGGTAGATGCCGCACATCATGTAATAAGTGACATCAAGGCCTATCATGCCGATGGCAAAGACAGTCAGCATTTACCAGATATTGTATTGCGAGTAAAAAGACGCTTATGGCAATCTGGTCTTACCATAGACACCTGTCTCGCGGATACTGGTTACAGTAGTGGCGAGAATTATGCTTTTTTAGAAAAGCAAGATATTACCAGTTATATTCCCCCACACGGTACCTTTAAAGGAGGCCCAGATGAATTTATTTATAATGAAAAAGAAGATCACTACACCTGCCCCCAAGGGAAGATAATCCCTTTTAAAAAGGTGTTTTACGAAAAGAAGAGCAACACCAAAAAGAAGGCTTATAGAGGTTCAAAAAAACTTTGTATAGATTGCCCAATACGAAGCGCTTGCTTAAGCAAAACGGCACAAGAAAAGTCATTTTCCGTAACGTATTACCGCGCAGAATACATGCGGAGTATAGCACGAGTTGATAGTGAAAAAGGAAGCTATATGAAAGGAAAAAGACAAAGCACGGTAGAACCTGTTTTTGGTACACTAACCCAGTTTTTAGGCATGGGAAAAGTGAATACCCTTGGGATTAAACAAGCTAATAAGTGTATGCATCTATCCGCAACAGCCTATAATCTTAAAAAGTATTTAAAATATATGAAAAACCTGCCAGAAAGTATAGCAGGACTACTTGCTTTTATTAAAAGTACCAAAAACTACCTAATAAGCCTTCGAATGCTATGTTTTAAGCCACTTGAATTTTAG
- a CDS encoding IS1182 family transposase, which yields MQGKKTYQEQLFTHFLLSERIPEHNFYRRLKSVLDLEYLYKLTAPYYGTSGQKSIDPVVFFKLCLVGYLENIITDRKLIQHSSMRLDILFFIGYDLEDELPWHSTISRTRKLFPESVFETVFTKVLELCILKGMVSGHTQTIDSAPIKANASMDTLELKVPEADLASHLEKVRHISARDKAAFRQSKTNKANISDKVISATSQELSAIKNRNKKWAKDQDQRPGAGAKDSRYTSNKTHYSPTDPDARISVKPGKARKLNYMSQLSVDTGHHVITDIKAYHADKRDNQYLPDIVGRLRSRLNLFGLLWRNCVADTGYSSGENYAFLEQINLVSFIPPHGTYKGGPDGFVHDLDQDHYVCPEGEIIPFKKVFNDYKTGSLKKEYRGSTYQCRDCPIKKSCLGKTAKEKKFSVTYFKAEYERNIARVESNRGRYMKGKRQSTVEPVFGTLTQFMGLRKINTIGIKQANKVMHLSAIAYNLKKYLKFVQKRTKSEGKALGVLLFEIMALYKAINFHLSVSKLR from the coding sequence ATGCAAGGAAAAAAGACCTATCAAGAACAGTTGTTTACTCATTTTCTGTTGAGCGAACGTATTCCCGAACACAATTTCTACCGACGCCTTAAATCGGTATTGGATTTAGAGTATCTCTATAAACTTACAGCGCCTTATTATGGGACTAGTGGTCAAAAAAGTATTGACCCTGTGGTGTTTTTTAAACTGTGTTTGGTAGGATATCTAGAAAACATAATAACTGATCGTAAGTTGATACAACATAGTAGTATGCGCTTAGATATTTTGTTTTTTATAGGTTATGATTTAGAAGATGAATTACCATGGCATTCAACAATAAGTCGTACTCGTAAACTTTTTCCAGAATCTGTTTTCGAAACTGTATTTACTAAAGTATTAGAGCTTTGTATCTTAAAAGGCATGGTCAGTGGTCATACGCAAACGATAGATTCTGCACCTATAAAAGCAAATGCTTCTATGGATACTTTAGAGCTAAAAGTTCCTGAAGCGGATCTAGCCTCTCATTTAGAAAAAGTAAGACATATTAGTGCTCGAGATAAAGCGGCTTTTCGACAAAGTAAAACAAACAAAGCAAATATATCCGATAAGGTTATTAGTGCTACCAGTCAAGAACTAAGCGCTATAAAGAACCGAAATAAAAAATGGGCAAAAGACCAAGACCAACGCCCCGGAGCAGGAGCTAAAGATAGTCGTTATACCAGTAATAAGACGCATTACAGTCCAACCGATCCAGACGCAAGAATTAGTGTAAAGCCAGGTAAGGCGCGAAAACTGAATTACATGAGCCAGTTAAGTGTGGACACAGGTCATCATGTGATTACGGATATTAAAGCTTACCATGCAGACAAACGCGACAATCAATACCTTCCAGATATTGTAGGACGCTTACGTTCCAGATTAAATTTATTTGGCTTGCTTTGGCGCAACTGCGTCGCAGATACTGGTTATAGTAGCGGAGAGAATTATGCTTTTTTAGAACAGATAAATTTAGTAAGTTTCATTCCGCCGCATGGCACTTATAAAGGCGGTCCAGATGGGTTTGTTCACGATTTAGATCAAGACCACTATGTCTGTCCAGAAGGTGAGATTATTCCTTTTAAAAAAGTCTTTAACGACTACAAGACAGGAAGTTTGAAAAAGGAATATCGCGGGAGTACTTATCAATGTAGAGATTGTCCAATAAAAAAGAGTTGTTTAGGTAAAACCGCAAAAGAGAAAAAGTTTTCAGTGACCTATTTTAAAGCAGAATACGAGCGTAATATTGCACGTGTAGAGAGTAATCGTGGTCGTTATATGAAAGGTAAGCGTCAAAGCACTGTAGAACCTGTTTTTGGTACACTGACTCAGTTTATGGGGTTAAGAAAAATAAACACCATAGGTATTAAACAGGCCAATAAGGTTATGCATCTGTCTGCAATAGCTTACAACCTTAAAAAATATTTAAAGTTTGTACAAAAACGAACAAAAAGTGAAGGAAAAGCACTTGGTGTTTTGCTTTTTGAAATAATGGCACTTTACAAGGCTATAAACTTCCATTTAAGTGTATCAAAATTAAGGTAA
- a CDS encoding site-specific integrase, with amino-acid sequence MSKLPEITLSRIYFKKTHQIKISFKYNDQLKNILNAIPKAYWSQTLKSWYIKNNPENLKLIYTNFQEAATINAKDIYDNSMPLHQFPTKRIRNLTQDNRNVLNNFYKYLKGKRYSQSTIDTYTQLIADFIEYNNEKDTKALTNRDVELFIETIYIKRNYSVSTQRQFVSALKLFILYYPKTLINNLQLARPKKNKKITCCFILSANDPFTTEHKKYKASHDYSITLFRWNAN; translated from the coding sequence ATGTCCAAGCTTCCAGAGATAACACTATCGCGTATCTACTTCAAAAAAACGCATCAAATAAAAATAAGCTTTAAATACAACGATCAATTAAAAAATATTTTAAACGCTATACCCAAAGCCTACTGGAGTCAAACATTAAAAAGCTGGTACATTAAAAATAATCCAGAAAACTTAAAATTAATATATACAAATTTTCAGGAGGCAGCCACTATAAACGCCAAAGACATCTACGACAATAGTATGCCACTTCATCAATTTCCTACTAAGAGAATAAGAAACTTAACACAAGACAATCGCAATGTTTTGAATAATTTTTATAAATACCTAAAAGGAAAACGTTATAGCCAAAGTACAATAGATACGTACACACAGTTAATAGCCGATTTTATAGAATATAATAACGAGAAAGATACTAAGGCACTAACCAATCGGGATGTAGAGCTATTTATCGAAACCATTTACATTAAACGAAACTATAGTGTTAGCACACAAAGACAATTTGTTAGCGCCTTAAAACTTTTTATCCTTTACTACCCTAAGACATTGATAAATAACCTCCAATTAGCGAGACCAAAAAAAAACAAAAAAATTACCTGTTGTTTTATCTTATCAGCAAATGATCCTTTTACTACAGAACACAAAAAATATAAAGCATCGCATGATTATAGCATTACTCTATTCCGCTGGAATGCGAATTAG
- a CDS encoding PIN domain-containing protein translates to MSRYIFLDTNNWIYLSNGFNIYSSRHDELHLKVFDIIKKRVADGSLIFIINDIILEEWQRNKDQVENQIKEIKNKYKSYIAILNPIKDFINNPIEIEEINLLKNKLESSYNEKIKRHRKHIINVEFFLKNETVKINITDKNKIDSANLALEKKAPFIGDKKNSMADALLLFSALDYIYDTKKLDSPRIIEPNKTKSYFEESYFVSSNKGDFSSPNDKEKIHPDLEASLNRTETKFHYTLGKLINSLENQLLTEEEENVIEFVDDSMFCDVCDYHHYQSVDFHDYIEVFNPNKKVKNRNQLNLDFLDGEVINNYENHSPLERIRNAECSNCGAEFIECTCGELNHIEDYNSSFECVGGCGNIFKANADIDKKGMIHNIEYEIVEKCICKQCDRVFDEIDESNLCESCAEYERIAIEK, encoded by the coding sequence ATGAGTAGATATATTTTTTTAGACACCAATAATTGGATTTACTTATCAAACGGGTTTAATATTTATTCAAGTAGACATGATGAACTTCATTTAAAAGTATTTGACATCATAAAAAAAAGGGTCGCTGATGGGAGCTTAATCTTTATAATAAATGATATTATATTAGAAGAATGGCAACGTAATAAAGACCAAGTTGAAAATCAAATTAAAGAAATAAAAAACAAGTATAAATCTTATATAGCAATCCTTAACCCAATAAAAGATTTTATTAATAATCCCATAGAAATAGAGGAAATAAACCTCTTAAAAAATAAACTAGAATCTAGTTATAATGAAAAAATAAAAAGACATAGAAAACACATTATAAATGTTGAGTTCTTTCTAAAAAATGAAACAGTAAAAATCAATATAACTGATAAAAATAAAATTGATTCTGCAAATTTAGCTCTTGAAAAGAAAGCACCATTTATTGGCGATAAGAAAAATAGCATGGCAGATGCTTTATTGTTATTTAGTGCATTAGATTATATCTATGACACTAAAAAGCTTGATTCCCCGAGAATAATTGAACCAAATAAAACAAAGTCTTATTTTGAAGAGTCTTATTTTGTATCAAGTAATAAAGGAGATTTTTCCTCGCCAAATGATAAAGAAAAGATTCATCCAGACCTTGAGGCAAGTTTAAATAGAACAGAAACCAAATTTCATTATACATTAGGTAAATTAATTAACTCACTAGAAAATCAACTATTAACAGAAGAAGAGGAAAATGTAATTGAATTTGTTGATGATAGTATGTTTTGTGATGTATGTGATTATCATCATTATCAATCTGTTGATTTTCATGATTATATAGAAGTTTTTAACCCAAACAAAAAAGTAAAAAATAGAAACCAGTTAAATCTTGATTTTCTAGATGGTGAAGTAATTAATAATTATGAAAATCATTCACCACTTGAAAGAATTCGTAATGCTGAATGTAGTAATTGCGGAGCTGAATTTATAGAGTGTACTTGTGGAGAATTAAATCATATCGAAGACTACAATTCAAGTTTTGAGTGTGTAGGCGGATGCGGTAACATATTTAAGGCAAATGCTGACATCGACAAAAAAGGAATGATACATAATATTGAATATGAAATTGTAGAGAAATGTATATGTAAACAATGTGATAGAGTCTTCGACGAAATCGATGAAAGTAATCTTTGTGAATCTTGTGCTGAATATGAAAGGATAGCTATTGAAAAATAA
- a CDS encoding DMT family transporter, with protein sequence MLSNNSKKWVYLLVLSLIWGTSFILIKKALLGLSAYQLGALRTLITGLFLFAVGYKKINTIKKEHWKWVAISGVFGSFIPAFFFAIAETEIDSAVVSVLNSLVPLNTVLLGAAVFKIASSTRQVIGVIIGFIGTSILILEGADLNPNQNYLYAGFVIVSTVMYAVNVNIIKRYLQEVKPLAIAVGNYVVIFIPAVLVLIFTDFFNLNNFNTPVFNKAIGYVVILAFFGTALAKVLFNTLVQMSTPVFASSVTYIMPIVALTWGLLDGESFSWTQGVGTLIILIGVYLANRKTKKNQSV encoded by the coding sequence ATGCTGAGTAACAATTCTAAAAAATGGGTGTATTTACTGGTTTTGTCCTTGATTTGGGGTACCTCATTTATTTTGATTAAAAAGGCGCTGTTAGGTTTAAGTGCTTATCAGTTAGGTGCTTTACGGACCTTAATTACGGGTTTGTTTTTGTTTGCAGTAGGTTATAAAAAGATAAATACGATTAAAAAAGAGCATTGGAAATGGGTCGCGATATCCGGTGTTTTTGGATCATTTATTCCTGCTTTTTTCTTTGCTATTGCTGAAACCGAAATTGATAGTGCTGTAGTATCTGTTTTGAATAGTCTCGTGCCATTAAATACGGTTTTGCTTGGTGCTGCTGTGTTTAAAATAGCAAGCAGTACTAGACAGGTTATTGGCGTTATAATTGGTTTTATTGGGACGTCTATTTTGATTTTGGAAGGCGCGGATTTAAATCCGAATCAAAATTATTTGTATGCTGGTTTTGTAATTGTATCTACAGTTATGTATGCGGTTAATGTCAATATTATTAAACGTTATTTACAAGAAGTGAAACCTTTGGCGATAGCGGTTGGTAATTACGTGGTTATTTTTATTCCTGCAGTATTAGTACTCATTTTTACTGATTTTTTTAATCTTAATAATTTTAATACCCCTGTTTTTAATAAAGCAATTGGTTACGTGGTTATCCTCGCTTTTTTCGGGACTGCTTTGGCTAAGGTGTTATTTAATACATTGGTGCAAATGTCTACGCCTGTTTTTGCGTCTTCTGTAACTTATATTATGCCAATTGTTGCTTTAACGTGGGGTTTATTGGATGGAGAAAGCTTTAGTTGGACACAGGGTGTTGGAACACTTATTATATTAATAGGGGTGTATTTAGCTAACAGAAAGACAAAAAAAAACCAAAGCGTTTAA
- a CDS encoding tyrosine-type recombinase/integrase — protein MIIALLYSAGMRISELIHLKIEHLHIDRHQILIKNAKGRKDRFVSIAKSILPLLENYLLSYKPQIYLIEGQKGGKYSDSSIRQFLNKSCKLAQINFTVTPHTLRHTYATHLLEQGVGLRHIQELLGHSRPETTMIYTHVARKDLLDITSPLDNAVNQLRKNQNAEQKLRISRNI, from the coding sequence ATGATTATAGCATTACTCTATTCCGCTGGAATGCGAATTAGCGAGTTAATACATTTAAAAATAGAGCATTTACATATTGACAGACATCAAATATTAATAAAAAATGCTAAAGGCAGAAAAGATAGATTTGTTAGCATAGCCAAAAGTATTTTACCATTATTGGAAAACTACTTATTATCCTATAAACCACAAATATATTTAATTGAAGGTCAAAAAGGAGGAAAATACTCGGACAGTAGTATTAGACAATTTTTAAATAAATCTTGCAAATTAGCACAAATAAATTTCACTGTAACACCACACACTTTGAGACATACCTATGCAACACATTTACTAGAACAAGGTGTCGGCTTGCGTCATATACAAGAATTATTAGGACATAGTAGACCAGAAACAACAATGATTTACACTCATGTAGCACGAAAAGACCTTTTAGACATTACTAGCCCTTTGGATAATGCTGTAAACCAATTGAGAAAAAACCAAAATGCGGAACAAAAACTACGGATATCCCGTAATATTTAG
- a CDS encoding IS110 family transposase, which yields MKKYVDVIGIDVSKLTIDAHIYNRGVHRVFSNTSKGYKALLSWVEKYLGKDLCFFCFENTGHYSTNLSVYLSENNIDYVEESPLTIKRSSGIIRGKTDQLDSAMIARYAWLYKEELTLSSPKAQDIQELGRLLSFREQLVRDRTGKMSSLKEMQTLLSSPSTDDCCIIVKKMIHYLTKQITTLEQSIKKLIRSDELLEKNYQLLNTLKGVGLILSCQLLYHTNNFKRFDSWRQFSSYCGVAPFAHSSGTSIYRKNRIHKIGDRKMKTLLTLASVSAIQCDKELKQYYEKKVAEGKPKLVALNNVRNKILSRAFAVVKRGTPYVELQKFAA from the coding sequence ATGAAAAAATATGTAGATGTTATCGGTATTGATGTATCTAAATTAACAATTGATGCACATATTTATAATAGAGGCGTTCATCGTGTATTTTCCAATACTTCAAAAGGTTACAAAGCACTATTATCTTGGGTCGAAAAGTACCTTGGTAAAGACCTCTGTTTTTTCTGTTTTGAGAATACAGGTCATTACTCTACAAATCTTAGTGTTTATTTATCAGAAAACAACATAGATTATGTAGAAGAAAGTCCTTTGACCATTAAACGATCTTCCGGAATTATTAGAGGAAAAACAGATCAGCTTGATTCCGCAATGATTGCGAGATATGCATGGCTTTACAAAGAAGAGTTGACTCTAAGTAGTCCAAAAGCGCAAGATATTCAAGAGTTAGGACGTTTGTTATCCTTTAGAGAACAGCTAGTACGAGACCGTACAGGTAAGATGAGTAGTCTTAAAGAAATGCAGACTTTGCTTAGTAGTCCATCGACTGATGATTGTTGTATAATTGTCAAAAAGATGATTCATTATCTTACAAAACAAATTACAACACTTGAGCAAAGTATTAAAAAACTAATACGAAGTGATGAGTTATTGGAAAAGAATTATCAGCTTTTAAATACCTTAAAAGGGGTTGGTTTAATATTATCTTGTCAATTGTTATACCACACGAACAATTTTAAGCGGTTTGATAGTTGGCGTCAGTTTTCAAGTTATTGTGGTGTAGCTCCTTTTGCGCACAGTTCAGGAACCAGTATTTACCGGAAAAACAGAATTCATAAGATAGGAGACCGGAAAATGAAAACACTCTTAACACTTGCCAGTGTTAGCGCAATACAGTGCGATAAAGAATTAAAACAGTATTACGAGAAAAAAGTTGCAGAAGGTAAACCAAAACTGGTGGCTTTAAATAATGTTAGAAATAAGATTTTGTCAAGAGCTTTCGCAGTGGTAAAAAGAGGAACACCTTATGTCGAATTACAAAAATTTGCAGCATAA
- a CDS encoding IS110 family transposase has translation MKNYDEVVGIDVSKKTIDAYCYHAQVHREFANELLGYKSLIKWVLKHTKGQTFFYCFENTGYYSLKLALYLSSQDIVYVEESPLKIKRSSGIVKEKTDRLDAQLIARYAWLYREELEPSTVKSNSQLELGRLLALRDQIVRNNAGLKGTLKEMKVLLTSPTTDLGCISLKRSITYLTKQVKGIELRIKEIISQDESMSINFKLLCSLKGIGLVLACQFIYHTGNFTRFDKWRSFSSYCGTAPYEHRSGTSIHRRKQCHYLGDRKMKSLLSMATISAIQHDSELRLYYKRKLAEGKQTMIAVNNVRNKLIARAFAVVKRGTPYVVLQQHVA, from the coding sequence ATGAAAAATTATGATGAAGTAGTTGGAATTGATGTCTCAAAAAAGACAATTGATGCTTATTGTTATCACGCTCAAGTACACCGTGAGTTTGCAAATGAATTACTAGGCTATAAAAGCCTTATAAAATGGGTTTTGAAGCATACAAAAGGACAGACTTTTTTTTATTGTTTTGAGAATACGGGTTATTACTCATTAAAGTTAGCACTTTATTTAAGTAGTCAAGATATTGTTTATGTAGAAGAAAGTCCATTAAAAATCAAGCGTTCTTCTGGTATTGTTAAAGAAAAAACGGACCGTTTGGATGCTCAACTAATTGCTAGATATGCATGGCTATATAGGGAAGAATTAGAACCAAGTACTGTAAAAAGTAATTCACAATTAGAATTAGGTAGATTACTAGCTTTACGGGACCAAATAGTTAGAAACAATGCAGGGCTTAAAGGGACTCTAAAAGAAATGAAAGTACTTTTGACTAGTCCAACAACAGATTTAGGTTGTATTAGTTTAAAACGTAGTATAACGTATTTAACAAAGCAAGTAAAAGGTATAGAATTAAGAATAAAAGAGATTATATCCCAGGATGAATCTATGAGTATAAATTTTAAATTATTATGTAGTCTAAAAGGTATTGGTTTGGTGTTGGCTTGTCAATTTATTTATCACACAGGTAATTTTACACGTTTTGATAAATGGCGTTCATTTTCAAGTTATTGTGGTACAGCACCCTATGAGCATCGCTCTGGGACAAGTATTCATCGTCGAAAACAGTGTCATTATCTAGGAGACAGAAAAATGAAGAGTTTATTAAGTATGGCTACTATATCGGCAATACAACATGATAGTGAACTACGCTTGTATTATAAACGAAAATTAGCAGAGGGCAAACAAACTATGATTGCAGTAAACAATGTTAGAAATAAATTAATAGCTAGAGCTTTTGCAGTTGTGAAAAGAGGAACGCCTTATGTTGTTTTACAACAACATGTAGCTTAA